One Deltaproteobacteria bacterium genomic window, CCTGCGCCAGAAACACGCAGCACGCAGCCATCTCCCTGTTCGGGGGGGGGCGCAAAACCTTCAACTACGACTACAGCCAATGTAAGCACCTGGTGCTCTACGGCCGCAACGTCCTGGAATCGATGCGGGTAAAAAATGCCAACACCATCATGGACCTGTTGGAGAGGGGCGGTAAAATCACCTATATCGACGTCCGCGCCGCCGGAACGGCAATGAAAGCCACCCGTTTCTGGATGATTCGCCCGGGTACCGACTACGCCCTCAATTTAGGCATCATTCACACCATTCTGAAGGAAAAGCTCTACGATAAAAAATTTGTCGGCAAGTGGGTTTCCGGCCTGAAGGAACTGGAGGAATTCGTAAGACCCTACACCCCCGAGTGGACCGCCGGAGAGACCGGCATCCCCGCAGCGGAAATCGTCGAGTTCACCCACGAGGTGGCCGAGGCCGCCCCGGCCGTCATCTTTCATCCGGGCTGGCTGACGGCACGCTACAAAGACTCGTTTTATGCAAGCAGGACCGCCTACATTCTGAACGTGCTCATGGGAAGCCTGGAAGCACCCGGCGGACTGTTTTTTCAGAAGGGACCGGGGGATGCCGGACGCAAGGGGCTCAACTCCCTCATGGACACGATCCCCAAACCCGAAGAAAAGCGCGCGGACGGCTGCGGCTGGAAACACAAACAATTCGAGGGCGGCCCCGGTCTGATGCACCTTTTTTTAAAAGCCATGCTGGAAGAAGACCCCTATCCGATCAAGGGATACCTCGTTTACCGGCACGATCCTCTGCTTTCGCTGCCGGACCCCGAGGCCCAGAAAAAGGCCCTGGACAAGCTGGACCTCCTGGTGGCTATCGACGCCAACTACAGTGAAACGGCCTGGTATGCCGATGTGCTGCTGCCGTCGGCCACCTATCTCGAAAAATCCAGCGTTCTCTGCACGGGCAAAGGCCTGAAACCCTCTTTCCGCATCCGTGAAAAGGCGATCGACCCCCACACCAACGCCAAGGCGGACTGGTGGATATTCAAATCTCTGGCAGAACGTCTGGGGGTGGGAGAATATTTCAATTTTGACGACGTGGAGGACTTCTGGGAGTGGCAGCTCGAAGGCACGGGTGTAACCGTCGACGACATAAAAAAGAAAGGCTCTTTCAGCCTGGTGGACAAGCCGATCTGGTGGGACCGCATGAAAGACCTGAAGTTCAAAACGCCTTCCGGCAAGATCGAGCTGGTATCCAGCCGTCTCGAGAGCTGCGGCCTGCCGTCATTCAAACCCTATGAAACGCCTGCAAAACCGAAGGAAGGAACGTTCCGGCTGGCCTTCGGCCGCAGCCCGGTACACACCCACGGCCGCACGATGAACAACCCATACCTGCATGAAATCATGCCTGAAAACACCCTCTGGATAAACACGGCGGAAGCCGCCAAGCTGGGTATCAAGAACAAGGACCTGGTGAAAGTGACCGCAGCCGACGGCAGCCACTCCGGCACCATCCAGGCGTGGGTCACGGATATGATCCATCCGGAAACCGTTTTCATGGTCCACGGATTCGGCCGCAAAATTCCGTGGCAGACCCGGGGGTACAACCGGGGATTGGGGGACTACCGTTTTGAAACCGGCCTGCTGGATGTATACGACGAAGCCGGCGGCGCCATCGCGCTGCTGGAATGCGTTGTCAAGGTGGAACCGGAATAAATCCGCGTTCCGCGATTTTACAAAATTCGAACGATTCCCGAGCTGTAAACGCCCGGGCATTAATTTACATATACACCATACACCTGAATCGGAGGCAAACCGATGAGCAAGTACTACCTTTTCCAGGATACCAAACGTTGTATTGGATGCTACAGCTGCGAAGTCCACTGCAAGGCCAATAAAAACCTGCCTGTGGGCCCCCGGCCGGCTCAAATTATTGCCGTGGGCCCTAAAATGGTCAACAATCTGCCGCGCACGGCCCATGTATTCATGCCCTGTTTCCATTGCGAACAACCCTGGTGCGTGTCTGCGTGCCCCACCGGCGCCATGCAGAAAAGGCCTGAAGACGGGATCGTGTTCGTGGACAGCTCCCTTTGCGTGGGGTGCAAAACCTGTGTGTCGGCTTGCCCCTGGGGTGCGCCGCAGTGGGATGCGGAACGCGGCAAGGTTGTCAAATGCGACTATTGCATGGACCGCATTGACGAGGGGCTCGAACCGGCGTGCGTCACCAAGTGCGTTACCAAGTGCCTTCACTTCGGGCGTGTGGAAGACTCGGTTGAGATCAGGAGGACCCGTCACGCGGAAATGATCGCCAGCTTCGATTGATCGGGGCCCTTGCGCACTGAGACGAGCAACATTGTGGTGACGCGCTCATTAAGGGACCGACGGAAACACTGGATTTCACAGGTGTGAATGTATGAGCACTTCCTCTCGTTTCAGTGATTAACCCCAACGTTGAGGCTGACAGTGATGGTTATGTTTGTCGGGCATCGTATTCGGCTCATGTAACGTCGGCTTGCTTTCTTATAAGGATGTACGCTTATGGCGACCATAAAAATAAACGGGGACGACTGCAGGGCCGACGAAGGTGAAAGGCTGCTGGCGGTTCTGGAAAAAAACGGCGTCCGTGTGCCGCATCTCTGCTTTCATCACGCCCTGACGCCGGCTGCGGCCTGCAAGTTGTGCGTCGTGGAAGTCAAGGAAAAAGATAAACCTATCCGCACGCGTCTCTCCTGTGCCGTCAAAGTAACAGACGGTCTGGAGGTCACCACCGAAAGCGCCATGGTCCACCAGATGCGCAACACCGCCATGGGCAACCTGCTGAAGCTGGCCCCTCACTCCGAAGCCATTCACAAAATCGGCAGGGAATACGGATTGAGCACCGGCATCATTCCCGACGGGTGCATTCGCTGCCGCCTGTGCATCCGGGTCTGTTCCGAAATCATCGGCGCCAAAGCGCTCAAAATGACCAAAAGGGAGGGACGCAATTTTGTGGCCCCATCAGAGAACAACGAGTGTATCGGTTGTCTGACCTGCACCAACGTCTGTCCCACCGGTGCCATCCACTCCGAGGACGAGGGCAATGTGCGCACCATTCTCATAAGGGATGAAGTAGTGGGGCGACATACCCTGGAGCGGTGCCAGATCTGCGGCAAATTGTACGCCACCACCAGTTTCCTGGAGCACGTCAAACATAGCGAGGATGGGCACCCGGATGAAAAGACGGTTCACCATCACTGCCCGACGTGCACCAAGCTTTACTACCGCAAAAACATGCGACTGACCCAGCCCAAGTTTGGGAAGAAATAGAAAGGTGAGACTATGACCACTAGCGCCTGCCCGGTTTGCAACACCATCGCGGCTATCAAGGATCCCCTGGATGCGGGTACGGTCAAACAGCCTAGAGCCAGACGCCTGCTGGACGAAATTCTCAGCCTGTTCGAGGACATCGCCTGGGGGATGGCCGGCGAAGATCACCTGGCCGCCATCGGCGGTCTGCTTGACGAACTGGCGGAAAACTGTTCGGACCCCGTTGCCGGTGAGATCAAAAACCGGATCGAGCGGGAACTCAGCACAAACGACGAGGCGTTTCGGAGCCACATCACAACCCAGAACTGTCCAACCGGCGACTGTGTCAAGCTGACCCCCGCCCCGTGCCAGATGGCCTGTCCCGCCGGTATCGATGTGCCCACCTACGTCACCCTCATCGGCATGGGCCGGGATGCGGAGGCCATCGAGGTTATCCGCAGAGACAATCCTTTTCCCTGGGTGTGCGGGCTGGTGTGCACGCGGCCCTGTGAATTCATGTGCGTTCGGGGACGTATCGACAAACCGGTCTCCATCAAATTTCTCAAAGCCTTTGCCGCTGAAAGGGCCCTCTCCGACCGCCAATACCGCAATCCGGAAAAAATGCCGGACAACCATAAAAAAGTCTGCATCATCGGCGCCGGCCCCGGCGGCATGAGTGCGGCCTACTACCTGGCCCTCAAAGGCTACACTGTAAAGGTAATCGAGGCTCTGCCCATGGCCGGCGGCATGACCATGGTAGGCATACCGCGCTACCGCTTGCCCAGAGAAGTCATCGACCGGGAAGTCGCCATGATCGAGGAGCTGGGCGTAGAATTTGTTTTCAACACCCGCTTCGGTGACGACCTGTCCTATGACGACCTGAAAAAGCAGGGTTTCAAAGCCTTTCTTTTCGCCATCGGCGCCCACAAAGCCTACAAGTTGAACATTCCCGGAGAAGACGATTACCCCAAGGTGATCGACGCCATCGATCTGCTGAAAGATGTCGCCCTGGGGCACCGGCACGCCCCCGGGAAAAAGGTCGTCATCATCGGCGGCGGGAATGTCGCCATCGATGCCGCCCGCACCTGCCTTCGCCTGGGAAGCGAAGAAGTGACCATCGCCTACCGCCGTACACGCAAGGAGATGCCTGCAGACGAGGAAGAGGTCGAGCATGCCGAGGAAGAGGGTGTCAAGCTGGCCATGCTCACCATTCCCACGGAAGTAAAGGGGAAAGACGGCGACATCACGGCCCTTCATTGTCTCCAGGCCAAACTGGTTAAAAAGAAAGGTAGCGAGCGCATGTACCCGACCCCCGTCGAAGGCAGTGATTTCGACATAGAGGCCGACGCGATCATTCCGGCCATCGGCCAGTACGTGGACAAGGGTTGCATGCAGTCCATCGACGATGTCGGCTGGACCCGGCGCGGCACCATCCAAGTCAACATGGCCAACATGGCCACCACCCGACCCGACATATTTGCCGTGGGCGACGCCGTGACCGGCCCTGCCACGGTCATCGAGGCTATCGGCGGCGGGAAACGGGCCGCCAACGCCATTGACCGCTACCTTTCCGGCCTGCCGCAGCTCAAAATGCCCCCGGTTCCGGTGCGCCGCGCCGTCGTCGATTTCATCGAGGTGCCTGCCAGCACCAAAATGGTCCTGAAGCGGCCCGAAATGCCGCTGCTGAACATAGAAAGGCGGAGGACGACTTATCAGCAGGTGGAGTTGGGATACTCGGAAAACGTCGTCCGCGAAGAGGCCCGCCGCTGCCTGCGCTGCGATGTGTGCCGACGCTGCGGTGAATGCATCGAGGTCTGCCGCGATAAGATGAAAATCAATGCGCTGCAGATGGGCTATTTCGATTTCGACCACCCCGTGGATACCGATTTCAGGTCCACCCAGGAGCGCTGCATCACCTGCGGGGCCTGTGCCGAAAACTGCCCCAACAACGCCATGCGCATAGAGGACAGGGACGGTGAAAGGGTGCTTACGCTGTGCGGCACCGTATTGAACCGCCAGAAACTCGTGCTGTGCAGTTCATGCGGCGCGGTCATCGGCCCGGCAAAATACCTGGACTACATCGGTAAAAGGTTGAAACATACCGCCGACCAGGTGGGCGTGGAGGAGACCCTCTGCACGCAGTGCGCGCGGAAAAGGGGCATCCAGGCCGGCGGAATACCGGCGCACCATGTCTGACCCCGGCCCGGTTGCGCCGTCTGAATGCGGCATACGCGGTGTTCTGCAGAAAATAATTGGCGCCTGAGGCTCGAGAGATTTCCCGGAGGGTCAAAGGGCGGAAATCACCTCTGTAGCGGCCGCCTCGCCACTTACTGATGAAAGACAAACGTGGAGTCAAGGAGTCTATCGATGCAATTCCGAAAAGGGCAGCGTGTGGAAGTATACCGCAAGTCAGACGATGAGGGTTGGGAAAACTACATGGACGATTACGTGGGGTGTCACGGCATCATTACCGACCCGGATACCGCCATTAACGACCCGGATGCCCTGGTGGAAGTCAGCCTGGAAGACAAGGGAACCCACCGGTTGCCCCAGGACTGCCTGCGCCTTCTCGATGACTGAATCGAACGACGCGCTTCGATCACTGCCCCTTCTGTCATCGATACGCGGCCTGCAGCATCCCCGTACGGACCTGCGGTGCGTACTGGAACAGTTGGCGGAGATCCTTGATAAAGACCGGTCATGGTCCAGGGCGGAAATCTTCCGGGCCGGTGAAATGCTCCTCCGGTGGCGGGAATCGGCATCCCGGCGGGGTCTTTGGGACGCACCGCCGGTCATGATGACGACGACCCTGGATGATGCCATCGGCCAGGGCCTGCAGATCATTCACCTTTTCGGTAACCTGGCCGGTCTCGACGTGCGGCCGCTGGGCCTGATGCAATCCCCCGAAGCGATCATCGCCGCATGCCGCCAAGCCCGCCCGGAGATGCTGGGGCTGACGGTCCTGCAGTTCCATTCCGAAGAGATCCTGTGTGAGATCGCGGACCAACTGCGGCCCGCGACGCGGGTCATCGCAGGCGGACCGATCTTCAAATCCATGGCTCCGCAGGCATTGGAAGGTAAAGGCTATCTTGTATTGAACCATATCAGACACTTTATCGATTTTCTTTTGAGGTTTCCCCATGCCGATTATCCAGGCAGGCAAGATCAAACTTTATTATGAGGAAAGCGGCGGCGGTGAAGCCGGTGCGGTCGTACTGATCCGCGGCCAGGGGACCCAGATGGTTCACTGGCCGGCAACGTTTTACGACGCTTTTGCGGCCTGTGGGTACCGGACGGTCCGTTTCGACAACCGCGACACCGGGCTGTCTCAAAAGTTCGACCACATCGGCGATGCGGAACTGGCGGCCATCCGCAGAAAGATTGCGGCCGGGGAGGCGTTCGATCCACCGTACACGCTGGACGACATGGCGCTGGACGTCATACACCTGATGGATGCCCTGGACATTGCGAAAGCCCACATCGCCGGCATCTCCATGGGCGGCTTCATTTCCCAGGTTCTGGCGGCCAAATACCCGTCGCGGGTCGCCTCCATGACATCCATCATGTCGTCCAGCGGAGGAAATCTGGACCCGCAGCTCATCGACCGCCTGTGGTCACAAAGGGTTTCCAGGGAAACCTACATCCAGGAATGGGTCGAATACATACGCACCTTCGGCAGCCCGAAATACGCCGCCGGTGACGCCCACTCCCGGGAGGCGGCTGCTGCCGCTTACGATCGCTGCTATTCACCTGACGGCGCCAACCGTCAGCTTTTGGCAATCTTTTCGGCCGGGGGGATGGGCCTTCCATCCCTGGTAAGAACGATTGCTGTGCCGGCCCTGGTGGTGCACGGTAGCGACGACGGGTTGATTCCCCCTGAGAAGGGAAGGGAAACCGCCGAACTGATTCCCAACGCCACCTTCAGGCTGGTCGAAGGCATGGGCCACGACACGCCCCCCGACCTGGGACCACCGCTGGCCGACATCGTGCTGGCGCACATGCACGCCGTTGAAAGCAGCTGAGCATGGCGGCCTTTAAAAAAGCAATCCACTAAGGCCACAGTTCAAATGACCGAACCATGTGTTTAAAAAATAAACTTGACTTTTAACGATTTTCAGCTAATCATTCGTCTCGTTCTTATTAAGCATTATGTCGCATTAGGATTGCCAGGACTTGAAAACAATGCACCCCATCGTTATTCGAATCACTACCAGGCGAACGACCAAGCGGATGACCCGCAGACAGCGGTGTCGGTTCGAGTAGCGGCCTTAGCGACAGAACAGCGATAACATCGAAAGCCCCTTTGAACCGATCCAGGGTTCAAAGGGGCTTTTCACTTTTACACAACGGGGCGGTTGCCGGAAAAAGGAGAAAGACAATGAAAAAAGTTGGCATTATCGGATGGAGGGGAATGGTCGGCTCGGTTCTCATGGAGCGCATGCTGGCGGAAAACGATTTTGCGGAATTTGAACCGTTATTCTTTTCCACCTCCCAGGCAGGCCATCCGGGACCGGACATCGGCCGGGGAGTGGCGCCGGTGGCGGATGCCAACGATCTCGGATTGCTTGCAACCATGGACATCCTGGTGTCCTGCCAGGGCGGCGGCTATACCCAGGAATGCCATCCTGCGCTGCGCCAAAACGGCTGGCAGGGATACTGGATCGACGCCGCTTCCACCCTGCGCTTGGAAGCGAACAGCGTCATCGTGCTGGACCCGGTCAACCGCCGGATGATCGACAACGCGTTGTCCGACGGCGTAAAGAACTTTGTCGGCGGCAACTGCACGGTTTCGCTGATGCTCATGGCGCTGGGGGGCCTGTTCGAAAACGACCTGATCGACTGGATGACCACCATGACCTACCAGGCCGCATCGGGCGCCGGCGCCAACAACATGCG contains:
- a CDS encoding molybdopterin-dependent oxidoreductase; this translates as MKKEVFSICGMCTVRCSIKVEVEDGVVKWIEGSPSDPGMAGRLCAKGSAGIAMLYDYERPQHPLIREGKRGEGKWRKATWEEALDYIAGKLKTIIDEHGPRAVALSDRGGPFRELHRSFLRALGSPNYMNHDATCARNTQHAAISLFGGGRKTFNYDYSQCKHLVLYGRNVLESMRVKNANTIMDLLERGGKITYIDVRAAGTAMKATRFWMIRPGTDYALNLGIIHTILKEKLYDKKFVGKWVSGLKELEEFVRPYTPEWTAGETGIPAAEIVEFTHEVAEAAPAVIFHPGWLTARYKDSFYASRTAYILNVLMGSLEAPGGLFFQKGPGDAGRKGLNSLMDTIPKPEEKRADGCGWKHKQFEGGPGLMHLFLKAMLEEDPYPIKGYLVYRHDPLLSLPDPEAQKKALDKLDLLVAIDANYSETAWYADVLLPSATYLEKSSVLCTGKGLKPSFRIREKAIDPHTNAKADWWIFKSLAERLGVGEYFNFDDVEDFWEWQLEGTGVTVDDIKKKGSFSLVDKPIWWDRMKDLKFKTPSGKIELVSSRLESCGLPSFKPYETPAKPKEGTFRLAFGRSPVHTHGRTMNNPYLHEIMPENTLWINTAEAAKLGIKNKDLVKVTAADGSHSGTIQAWVTDMIHPETVFMVHGFGRKIPWQTRGYNRGLGDYRFETGLLDVYDEAGGAIALLECVVKVEPE
- a CDS encoding cobalamin B12-binding domain-containing protein; translation: MTESNDALRSLPLLSSIRGLQHPRTDLRCVLEQLAEILDKDRSWSRAEIFRAGEMLLRWRESASRRGLWDAPPVMMTTTLDDAIGQGLQIIHLFGNLAGLDVRPLGLMQSPEAIIAACRQARPEMLGLTVLQFHSEEILCEIADQLRPATRVIAGGPIFKSMAPQALEGKGYLVLNHIRHFIDFLLRFPHADYPGRQDQTLL
- a CDS encoding FAD-dependent oxidoreductase, whose protein sequence is MTTSACPVCNTIAAIKDPLDAGTVKQPRARRLLDEILSLFEDIAWGMAGEDHLAAIGGLLDELAENCSDPVAGEIKNRIERELSTNDEAFRSHITTQNCPTGDCVKLTPAPCQMACPAGIDVPTYVTLIGMGRDAEAIEVIRRDNPFPWVCGLVCTRPCEFMCVRGRIDKPVSIKFLKAFAAERALSDRQYRNPEKMPDNHKKVCIIGAGPGGMSAAYYLALKGYTVKVIEALPMAGGMTMVGIPRYRLPREVIDREVAMIEELGVEFVFNTRFGDDLSYDDLKKQGFKAFLFAIGAHKAYKLNIPGEDDYPKVIDAIDLLKDVALGHRHAPGKKVVIIGGGNVAIDAARTCLRLGSEEVTIAYRRTRKEMPADEEEVEHAEEEGVKLAMLTIPTEVKGKDGDITALHCLQAKLVKKKGSERMYPTPVEGSDFDIEADAIIPAIGQYVDKGCMQSIDDVGWTRRGTIQVNMANMATTRPDIFAVGDAVTGPATVIEAIGGGKRAANAIDRYLSGLPQLKMPPVPVRRAVVDFIEVPASTKMVLKRPEMPLLNIERRRTTYQQVELGYSENVVREEARRCLRCDVCRRCGECIEVCRDKMKINALQMGYFDFDHPVDTDFRSTQERCITCGACAENCPNNAMRIEDRDGERVLTLCGTVLNRQKLVLCSSCGAVIGPAKYLDYIGKRLKHTADQVGVEETLCTQCARKRGIQAGGIPAHHV
- a CDS encoding alpha/beta fold hydrolase, which encodes MPIIQAGKIKLYYEESGGGEAGAVVLIRGQGTQMVHWPATFYDAFAACGYRTVRFDNRDTGLSQKFDHIGDAELAAIRRKIAAGEAFDPPYTLDDMALDVIHLMDALDIAKAHIAGISMGGFISQVLAAKYPSRVASMTSIMSSSGGNLDPQLIDRLWSQRVSRETYIQEWVEYIRTFGSPKYAAGDAHSREAAAAAYDRCYSPDGANRQLLAIFSAGGMGLPSLVRTIAVPALVVHGSDDGLIPPEKGRETAELIPNATFRLVEGMGHDTPPDLGPPLADIVLAHMHAVESS
- a CDS encoding 4Fe-4S dicluster domain-containing protein codes for the protein MSKYYLFQDTKRCIGCYSCEVHCKANKNLPVGPRPAQIIAVGPKMVNNLPRTAHVFMPCFHCEQPWCVSACPTGAMQKRPEDGIVFVDSSLCVGCKTCVSACPWGAPQWDAERGKVVKCDYCMDRIDEGLEPACVTKCVTKCLHFGRVEDSVEIRRTRHAEMIASFD
- a CDS encoding (2Fe-2S)-binding protein, whose protein sequence is MATIKINGDDCRADEGERLLAVLEKNGVRVPHLCFHHALTPAAACKLCVVEVKEKDKPIRTRLSCAVKVTDGLEVTTESAMVHQMRNTAMGNLLKLAPHSEAIHKIGREYGLSTGIIPDGCIRCRLCIRVCSEIIGAKALKMTKREGRNFVAPSENNECIGCLTCTNVCPTGAIHSEDEGNVRTILIRDEVVGRHTLERCQICGKLYATTSFLEHVKHSEDGHPDEKTVHHHCPTCTKLYYRKNMRLTQPKFGKK